Genomic segment of Tindallia californiensis:
TACAGAAGGCAATAATCGTTTCATGTCCTGCTTCCGTAATCATTCCATCAGGATTTAAAGATGGTCTCAAATATTCAATTTGATCCGCTGATATACCTCTACCTTGAAAATGCTCACTTGCTATATCCACCACTTCTTCATTAGAAGCATCTTCCAACCATGCCATCGCTTTAACGATTGCATTTACAAAAGCTTGAACCTCCTCAGGATTATCTTCAACAAACTCTTTTGTTCCCACAATAATTGAAGATTCATATCTCGCCGTACCATAAATCTCTTCATGTTGCTGAGAATCAGATACATCTACAATAACATTAGCATTAATAGCAGCCGCTTCATCTTTTGCTGTAGAACGTAGATATATAGCTGCTACATGACCATTTTCCAGTGCTCCCAAAGATGCACCATATTCCATTTGTGCCCATTCCACATCCTCTTCACTCATACCATGCTTTTCCAAAATAGATACAGCAAAAGAATATGGAGCCGAACCAGGCATTCCAGCAAATATGGTTTCTCCCTTTAAGTCTTCTACCCTTTCAATCCCTTCTGCACCAATGAGCATATATGGCTTGTTCTTTAGTGTCGATAAAAGAATGGTTGACTCCAAACCTTGATCCTGAGCTCTCAGAACAGGTTCCGTACTTAACATGGTAAAGTGAGAACTTCCAGCATGCATTGCCTGAAATGCCACTGGTCCATCCGTAGTCGTCACAAACTCTACCGCCAAACCTTCTTCTTCAAAAAAGCCAAGACTATCTGCCAGGTATGCCTGAATCCAGAATTCACTTCTTAACTCTGCAACCACTATTTCTGTTAACTCTGTATCCTCAGTGACCTCTTCCGCTACTTTTTCGCTACTTTCTTCCGGCGCTATGCTTTCCTCCACATTACTGTCACTTCCACTGCATCCTGTTACCACACTTAAAGACAACATACCTATCAACAACATCAACCATATTTTTTTCAACAGAATTCCTCCTTTTTTTATTATAAAGCCCTTCATTAAAGCGGCTGATCAAAATCAGTCGGTGCTCTCCATTTAAGAAGAAGTCTTTCGAAGGTCTTTAAAATACCATTGAAAATAACGCCAATCATAAATAGAATAAAAATGCAGGACATGACTCTCTCTACCTGAAAAAAAGAAGTAGCGTAAGAAATCATCCATCCTAACCCTGCACTTGCACCCATATATTCTCCCACAATTGCACCAATCAAAGAAGCTCCCAATCCACCTTTAATGCCAGCCAAAATCCAAGGTACTGTTGCCGGAAGATACACCTTAACTTTAATTTGAAAGGGGGTTGCTCCCATCAGTCGTATCGATCGGACAATATTTCTATCAATATCCTGAATGCCGCCATAAGTGCTAAAAAAAACCAAAAAAAACACCAATAATCCTGACATAATAATTTTTGATTCAATCCCAAGTCCGAACCACAGGACAAAAATAGGAGCAAGGGCAAGTTTCGGTATTCCATATAATCCAGTAATTAGAGGTTCAAACACTTTTGCAAGATTTTGAGAAAAGCCTAAAATAAACGCTACTACAATTCCTGCTACACTTCCAAAAAACAAACCCCACAAAGCTTCTTTCAACGTAACACTGGTGTGTCGCCATAGCTGACCACTTTCGTAAAAATCAATAAGATCATAGTAAACTCCTGTTGGCTGACTCGTGTAAAATGGATTTAACCAACCGATACGTACTGCAAACTCCCAAAACAAAATTAGTATTACAAAACCACTTAACCTTATTCCAAGTTCTTTTGCATTGGTAAAAGTGAGATTCACCCATTTCATGCTTCTTTCACCTGCATTTCCACCTCAGATTTCAAATCCTTCCATATTCCTTCATACAGCTCTATAAAGCGTGGGTTGAATTTCAGTTCTTCTGGATCTCTTGGACGCTCTAGATCAATACAGTGAGTATTTTTCAGTTTTGCCGGTCTTTGACTAAGAATAAAAATTCTATCCGCAAGCGTTATAGCTTCCGTAAGGTCATGGGTAATAAACACAATAGTGCGCCGGTCTTCACTCCACACTTTCAGGACATATTTTTGAAGAATTTCTCTGGTAAACACGTCTAAAGAAGCAAAGGGCTCATCCATAAAAATAATTTCCGGTTCTACGGCTAACACTTTTATGATATCTACCCTTTTACGCATCCCACCTGAAAGTTCATGAGGATATGCATCTTCAAATCCTTCCAACTCCGCTTTCTCTATAAGTTCCATCGACCTTTTCTTTCGAGTAGTTTTTTCAATTCCCCTAATTTCCAATCCCACTTCTACATTTTTTCGAACAGTTCTCCACGGCAACAAAGTGTCTGATTGAGCAATGTATCCAATAGAAGAATGAATCGTGTCCATCTCCTTATTCCGTAATCGCACACTGCCCTCCGTAGGCCTTAATAACCCCGACATTAGATTCAAAATGGTGCTTTTTCCGCACCCACTTGGTCCTACAATAGCAACAAATTCATTCTCAAACACCTTGAAATCAATGCCTTCCAGTACCTTTGTCTCTTCTCCTTTTTTAGTGAAAAAGCTATGATGCAACCCTTCCACCTGAAAAACCATTTTATTTTGAAGTGTATTTTTCATTTTATCTCCTATATTCTCTTTGACCTAGTTCCATCTATAGATTTATAGAACACCGTCTATGCTACCGCCATCCATT
This window contains:
- a CDS encoding ABC transporter substrate-binding protein encodes the protein MKKIWLMLLIGMLSLSVVTGCSGSDSNVEESIAPEESSEKVAEEVTEDTELTEIVVAELRSEFWIQAYLADSLGFFEEEGLAVEFVTTTDGPVAFQAMHAGSSHFTMLSTEPVLRAQDQGLESTILLSTLKNKPYMLIGAEGIERVEDLKGETIFAGMPGSAPYSFAVSILEKHGMSEEDVEWAQMEYGASLGALENGHVAAIYLRSTAKDEAAAINANVIVDVSDSQQHEEIYGTARYESSIIVGTKEFVEDNPEEVQAFVNAIVKAMAWLEDASNEEVVDIASEHFQGRGISADQIEYLRPSLNPDGMITEAGHETIIAFCMEEGIIERDISFEEIYDLTFLTEAIEMILE
- a CDS encoding ABC transporter permease, which codes for MKWVNLTFTNAKELGIRLSGFVILILFWEFAVRIGWLNPFYTSQPTGVYYDLIDFYESGQLWRHTSVTLKEALWGLFFGSVAGIVVAFILGFSQNLAKVFEPLITGLYGIPKLALAPIFVLWFGLGIESKIIMSGLLVFFLVFFSTYGGIQDIDRNIVRSIRLMGATPFQIKVKVYLPATVPWILAGIKGGLGASLIGAIVGEYMGASAGLGWMISYATSFFQVERVMSCIFILFMIGVIFNGILKTFERLLLKWRAPTDFDQPL
- a CDS encoding ABC transporter ATP-binding protein, yielding MKNTLQNKMVFQVEGLHHSFFTKKGEETKVLEGIDFKVFENEFVAIVGPSGCGKSTILNLMSGLLRPTEGSVRLRNKEMDTIHSSIGYIAQSDTLLPWRTVRKNVEVGLEIRGIEKTTRKKRSMELIEKAELEGFEDAYPHELSGGMRKRVDIIKVLAVEPEIIFMDEPFASLDVFTREILQKYVLKVWSEDRRTIVFITHDLTEAITLADRIFILSQRPAKLKNTHCIDLERPRDPEELKFNPRFIELYEGIWKDLKSEVEMQVKEA